CGGGCTGATCACGGGCATCGTCTTCGCCGTCATGGGCCAGGCCGGCGAACTGGCGGCCAGCGCGACGGAGGGCTTCGACCAGCTCTACGCCTACGCGCAGAACGGTCCCATCCCCATCGACGACGCCCAGATCCAGCAGGCGCGTGACACGGCCGTGGACTTCGCAACGAGCAGCACCGTCAGTGCCGGTGCCATCTCGGGCCTCAGCGCGGCCGGCAACTTCATCGCGGGCGCCCTGCTCATGGTCGTCATCCTCTTCTTCTTCCTCAAGGACGGCGAGAAGATCTGGGCCTTCATGCTCCGCGCGTTCAAGGGCAAGCGCCTCGTGAAGGCCCGCCGCGTGGGCTACAGCAGCATGGCCGTCCTCGGCGGCTACGTGCGCGGCACCGCGATCGTCGCCCTCGTCGACTCCGTCTTCATCGGGCTCGCGCTCTTCTTCCTCGGCGTCCCGCTGGCACTCCCGCTGGCCGCCATCGTGTTCATCGGCGCCTTCATCCCGCTGGTCGGCGCGACGCTGGCCGGGGTGCTCGCGGCCCTGATCGCCCTCGTGGCCAACGGTCCCTTCGTGGCGCTCATGGTCGTCATCGCGGTCATCGTGGTCAACCAGCTCGAGGGCAACTTCCTGCAGCCCGTGGTCATGGGCCGCACCCTCCAGGTGCACGCCCTCGTCATCCTGCTGGCCCTGACCGCCGGCACCATCCTGGCCGGGATCATCGGTGCCATCCTCTCCGTTCCCGTCGCCGCCGTCGGCTGGGCCGCGATCAAGGCGTGGAACCAGGAGCGGGACGACGAGATCACGGACGCCGAGGTGGACCAGGCCGAGCGACTGACGGCCCTGGACGAGACGGGCCACGGACTCAGTTCGACGCCGAGGGAGGAGCAGGCGGCCAGGACGGCCGCCGCGGGCCTCGCCCCCGACGAGGGGGACGACCGCCCCCGCACGCGCGAGCGCAGGATCGAGGGGCACGACGGCGACGACCAGACCGACGACGAGGGCGACGACAGCGCCCGTACCTTCGACGGCTCCCGCGCCCTCGACGGCTCCCGCGCCCCCGGCGCCACGGGCCGCCACGGAGGATCGTCCGCGGCGGACTGACCGCAGGGTCCGCCGCGACGCCGGCCACGGCGCCCCGAGCGGCCTGCCGGCCGGCGGCCGGAACAGGGCATGGACAGCAGAAAGGGCTCCCGGCGCATGCCGGGAGCCCTTCGTGCTCGAGGAGCCGGTGGTCAGTGGGCCACGTCGACCGGGACGTCGTCGGGCACCTCACCGGCGACCCGCCGGTTCCAGGCCCTCATGACCTCGGGATCGGTGGGGCGGGTGGCGAACGAGACGATGACGTACACGAGCGCGGACGCCAGGAGGCCGTAGTAGATGGGCTCGTTGGCATAGATGCCGTCGTACTGGGCCTCCGCCGTGATCTCCAGGTACGTCATGACGCCGAGTGTCACGAGGGTGCCGGCGGCCATGGACGCCCCGGCGCCGACGCCGTTGCCGCGGCGCCAGAGAAGGCCGCCGAGGATCGCCACGAGGAGCCCGCCCACGAGGATGTCGTACGCGATGGTCAGGGCCGCCACGACGTCCTGCACGATCACGGCGAGGGCGATCGTCACGAGCCCGAGGCCGAGGACCCACCAACGGCTGGAGGCGACGTCGTGCTCCTTCGTCGCACGTTCGGTGCCGCCCCCGGTGCCCCTGCCGAACCAGCCGGCCACGAACGGCACCACGTCGGTCCTCGCCACGGTGGCGGCCGCGATCAGTGCGCCGGAGGCGGTGGACATCATCGCCGCGACGGCCGCGGCGAGGACGAGCCCGCCGATGCCGATCGGCAGGACGTTCAGGGCGATGTCCGCGTAGACGTCGTCACGCGACTCGATGGCCGGCAGGATGACGCTCGCGCTCATGCCGATGATGGCGCCCGCGATCCCGTAGAGGATGCAGTAGATGCCCGCGGCGGAGCCGCCCCAGCGGGCGATCTCGGGGGTCCGGGAGGTGAAGACGCGCTGCCAGATGTCCTGGCCGATCAGGAGCCCCAGCGTGTAGACCACGAAGTAGGTGACGATGCTCTGGGCGCCGATCCCGGTGATGCTGAAGAACTCGTCACCGGCACGCTCGGCGATGCCCGGGAAGCCGCCCGCCGCCGAGAGCGAGAAGGGCAGCATGAGTGCGAACACGCCGATGGTCTTGATGACGAACTGGGCCATGTCGGCGAGGGTGATGGACCACATGCCGCCGATGGTCGAGTAGATGAGGACGATCGCGCCGCCGACGGCGATGGAGAGGGCGCGGTCCCAGCCGAAGAGCACCACGAAGATCGTGGCGTAGGCGCCCGTCGACGTCGCACAGAGCATGAGCGTGTAGGCGAGCATGACGATGCCCGAGACGCGGGTGGCACGGTGTCCGTAGCGCAGGGTGAGCATCTGGGAGACGGTGTAGATCTTCAGTCTCTGGATGGTCGGGGCGAACAGGAGGCTGAGCAGCAGGACGCCGGTGCCGATGGCCACCACGAGCCACATGCCCGAGATGCCGTACTTGTAGCCGAGGCCCACGCCGCCCACCGTGGAGGCTCCGCCGAGGACGACGGCGGCCATGGTGCCCGTGTAGAGGAGGGGCCCGAGGCGCCGGCCCGCCACCAGGTAGTCGCTGGCGTTGCGCGTGCGGGACTTGCCCCACCAGCCGAAGCCCAGCATGGCGACGAGATAAGCCACCACGATGGCTATATTGAGTGCTTGCATGGACGAGCCTTCCGGTCGAGATTCCCGCGTCGATGCCCTATGAGCAACTATTGTTGCCTAGTAAGCTACTCGTGACGCGGGTCACGCGTCAACCATGGCAAGCTCATGGAAAGCCTCCGTGCTCCTGCGGCGGGAGGCCTCCAGGACCGCCACAGGAGAGGACACGCATGAAGGCCCTGCCCGTCGAGCCCAGCAACGCCCCGGTCGCCATCGGCTCGCGCATCCGTGCCGCACGGCAGGCGCAGCGCATGACCATCGAGCAGGTGGCGGATTCCACGGGCCTGACGAAGGGCTTCCTCAGCAGGGTGGAACGCGATCTGACCTCGCCGTCGGTCGCGTCGCTCGTGACCCTGTGCCAGGTGCTGTCCATCTCCATCGGCGACCTGTTCCAGGTGCCCGAGACGCACCTGACGCGCTCGGGGGAGGCCCCGCGGATCAGCCTGGGCGGGCAGGGCATCAACGAGCGGCTCATGACCGCACGGTCCGAACGCCGGATCCAGATGATCCGCGCCGTCGTCGAGCCCCACGGCAGGGGCGAGGACGAGCTCTACTCCGTGGACTGCGAGGTGGAGACCCTGCACGTCGTCGAGGGCCGCTTCGTGCTCATCTTCCCGAACGACCGGTACGAGCTCGACGCGGGGGACACCGTCACCTTCCCGGGCCGGGAGCCCCACACCTGGCTCAACCCGGACGACCGCGAGGCCGTGGTGCTGTGGACGCTCGTCCCCGCGGCCTCGCGGACGTAGGCCTGCTCAGCCCACGTGCACCCAGGGACGCCGGGTCACGTCCGGCTCCGCCGCACGCAGGACCTCGCGCGTCACCGGGGCGATCTCGCCCTCGCCCGTGAAGAGGAACTTGAACAGGTTCGCGACCGGGTCGCCCTCCGTCCACCGGAAGTAGACGTGGGGCATGAGCCCGGTGATGTCGCGGACATGGAGCATGACGGCGGCGATGGTGTTCGGCACGTTGGAGCTGTGGACCTCCAGGATCCGGTAGCCGTGCCGCACCACCCCGCGCACCTGCAGCTCGGTCTCGAAGTCGGACGAATCGTCCACCGTCACCTCGATGAAGAGGGGACGGGCGGAGCTCGGGAAGTGCGAGACGGCGCAGGCGTGCTGGAGCTTGTGCCGGTAGGCCGAGCTGCTCAGGCGCTTGGGTTCGTGCGCGATCAGCAGGATGTCGCCGTCGTCCTGCGAGCTCACGAAGGACAGCGCCGTCTCGTCCATCCTGATGCTCGTGGCCCGCAGCTCGAACGCCCGCCGGGAGCGGGAGATGAACGAGATCACGATGATGCCGAGGACGAAGCAGGTGGCGATCTTCAGGCCGTCGGGCCGCTCGATCATGTTGACGGCCGTCGTCAGGACGAACACCACGGCCGCGATGCCGAAGCCTATGGTGCGGCCGCGCTGGCCCTTGCGGTGGGCCGAGAGGGTGACCGCGACCGAGGCGGAGGTGATCAGGGCGAGGACGCCGGTGGCGTACGCCCCGCCCTGGGCCTCGACGTCCGCCCGGAAGAAGACGGTGACCAGGATGGCGATGAGCGTGATGACGAGCACGAGGGGCCGCACGGCCTTGGCCCACGCGGGGGCCATGCCGTAGCGGGGGAGATAGCGCGGCACGAGGTTCAGCAGGCCGGTCATGGCGGACGCGCCCGCGAACCAGAGGATGCCGATGGTCGAGATGTCGTACGCCGTGCCGAAGCCGTCACCGAGGTAGCGGTGGGCGAGGTACGCCAGGGCCCGGCCGTTCGCCGGGCCGCCCTCCTCGAAGGCCGCGGCGGGGATCAGCAGCGTGGTGACGAAGCTCGAGGCGATGAGGAATCCGCTCATGATGAGCGCCGCCGAGGTGAGCAGCCTGTGGGCGCCGGCGATCCGGCCGGCCGGGTTCTCCTCGGTGTCGCCGGGCTTGCCGTCGATCTGCGGCATGACCACCACGCCCGTCTCGAAGCCGGAGAGGCCGAGGGCGAGGCGCGGGAAGATGAGGACGGCCAGTCCCAGCATGATCAGGGGGTTGCCGTGCTGGGTGGTCAGCGCCGACCACCAGTTCCCCACGAGGCCGCCCTGCTCGACGATCTGCACCACCGAGACGACGACGACGCACAGGTTGAGCACGAGGAACAGCGCGACGAGCACGACGGCGATGCCGATGGCCTCACGGAAGCCGCGGAGGAAGACGCCGGACAGCAGCCCGAGGAACACCACGGTGATGAGGATCTGCTGGCCCTCCAGCCACGACGGCGCGAACGGGTTCTCGATGAGGTGCGCGCTCGCGTCCGCCGCGGAGAGGGTCATCGTGATGAGGAAGCTCGTGGCCGCGAAGCCGAGCAGCACCAGCACGAAGACCTTGCCGCGCCACTTGGGCAGCAGCTTCTCGAGCATGGCGATGGAGCCCTCACCGCGCGGACTCTCCGACGCGACGCGCTTGTAGACCGGGAGCGCGCCGAAGAGCGTCACGGCGACGAGGACGAGCGTCGCGAGGGGGGACAGGACGCCGGCCGCCGCGGCGGCGATGGCGGGCTGGTAGCCGAGGGTCGAGAAGTAGTCGACGCCGGTGAGGCACATGACCTTCCACCACGGCTGGGTCCGCTCCGGCTCGGGCTGGTGGGTACTGGGCTGCGCCGGCTCGTTGAGCAGCCAGCGCCCGAGACGCTTCCTGCCCGGTGCCTGTGCCTGTGTCTGTGCCCGCGGTGGGGTGCGTACGGAAGAGCTCACGCCTTCACAGTAGGACCGGTCCGGGCCTCATCAGGGCGTCTTAACGCATCCTTAACGGGCCCGGTGGACGGCGTCCGTCCCGGCCCGTCCGCCGGCTCCGCGGCACTGCCGTAACTGTTGCGGAAGTGAGACCGGGGCAGGTTCCGAACCGCCACCGCCGGATCTAGGGTGAGGGGACGGACGCCGTGGGGCCGATCCGCTCACCGACGGGGGAAACGAATTCATGAGGACCACCAGCCTGCTCTCCATCGCTCTTGTCGCCGCCATCGGCCTGTCCGGCTGCACCGGCACGTCCACGGAATCCGGGTCGGCCGACGCCACGTCGTCGTCCACGCCGTCGTCCCCCCGGACCCCGTCGTCGGAATCGTCGTCGGAACCGTCGTCGGAACCGTCCGCCGCGCCGGGCACGACGGCGAGCGGGGCCGCGACCCCGGGCGCCACTCCTGGTGCCACCCCGGACGCCACCGCCGATGCGGCGCCTGCCGCGGACGCCACCGCCCGCCCCGATGTCGGGCCGTCCCTCCGCGACCCGTCCACGCAGTTGCTCACGACCACCGACGGCCTCTACTCCTTCGTGCTCCCGGTGGACTGGAAGGCGATGACCGTCGAACCCGCCACCGCTCCCGACTACGGGGCGGGGCTCAGTCGCACGGCCTACTCCATCCTCGACGGCACGGGCGTCGAGGTGGCCACCTTCGCGGGCGGCGTCCCCGGGGATGGGGGCGCCCTCCCGAGCCCCGGCCACGTGCTCCTGGACTCCGAGGAGCTTCCCGGGCTGTCGCAGCAGGTCGAGATCGTCGACCTGCCCGTGAGCTACGTGTTCGACCACTACCGGGATCCGATGACCGGCGGGACCGTGTACCTGGCGCGGCTGCACCTGGGTCCTCTACCTGCGGACGGCACCTACGGCATACCCCTCGGTGCGGTGCCCCTCGGCTCCAACGGACTCGTGGTCTTCACGGCGAGATTCGACGAGACCCGGTTCGCCGATCCCGCCGCGGCGCGCGCGTGGATGGCGTCGGGGGAGTATGCCGCCGTGAAGGCAATGTTCACGTCCCTGACCTTCAACGGTTGACCCTCTCCACCCGCAGCAATAGCCTTGTGCAAAACCTTTGATGCATATTGGGCAACTTTGCGGGCCCGGACAGGATGGAAGCTGTGGAAGAACTGCGCGTCACGGGCGGTGGGCACCTGGGCCCCATCGACTCCTCCCGCATCCCCCGCTATGCGGGAGCCGCCACCTTCGCGCGGCTGCCGCGCCTCGACCAGGTGGACCGTGCGGACATCGCGGTCGTCGGTGTGCCCTTCGACTCCGGCGTCTCCTACCGCCCCGGCGCCCGCTTCGGCGGCAACCATGTCCGCGAGGCCTCACGCCTCCTCCGGCCGTACAACCCGGCCCTCGACGTCTCGCCGTTCGAGCGCGTGCAGGTGGCCGACGCCGGTGACATGGCCGTCAACCCGTTCAACATCCACGAGGCGATCGAGACCGTCCAGCAGGAGGCACTGGACCTGACCGCGGGCGGCACCCGCCTGGTCACGCTCGGCGGCGACCACACCATCGCGCTGCCCCTGCTCCGCGCCGCCGCGGAACGGGCGGGATCGCCCGTGGCCATGCTGCACTTCGACGCCCACCTCGATACCTGGGACACCTACTTCGGGGCGGAGTACACGCACGGCACACCGTTCCGCCGGGCCGTGGAGGAGGGCATCCTCGACACCGAGGCCATCTCCCACGTGGGCACCCGCGGTCCGCTGTACGGCGTACGCGACCTCGAGGACGACCGCCGCTTCGGCTTCGGCATCGTGACCTCCGCGGACGTCTACCGGCAGGGCGTCGACGAGGTGGTCGACAAGCTGCGCACGCGCATCGGCAACCGGCCGCTCTACGTCTCGGTGGACATCGACGTCCTCGATCCCGCGCACGCTCCCGGCACGGGTACGCCCGAGGCCGGCGGGATCACGAGCCGTGAACTGCTCGAGATCCTCCGCGGACTCCGCGGGCTGAACCTCGTCGGTGCCGACGTCGTCGAAGTGGCCCCTGCCTACGACCACGCCGAGATGACCGGCGTCGCGGCCTCGCACGTCGCCTACGACCTCGTGACGCTGATGGCCGACACCCTCACGCCCGCCGCCACGACGTCCGGGGACCAGTAGATGGAAATCACCGACGGCGCCGCTTCCGCGCCCCCCGCGCCCATCACCGGCCAGCGCAACGGTGGCGACCTCGTGGTCGAGACACTCTCCGCGCTCGGCGCGACGACGGTGTTCGGCATCCCCGGGCAGCACGCGCTCGGCCTCTTCGACGCACTGTCCCGCTCCCACCTGCGCTTCGTTTCCTCGCGCGTCGAGAACAACTCGGCGTTCGCCGCCGACGGGTTCTCCCGGGCGACGGGCGATGTCGGCGTCCTGTTCCTCTCCACCGGCCCCGGTGCGCTGACCGCGCTCGCGGGCCTGCAGGAGGCCTACGCCACCGGCGTGCCGATGGTGGTCGTCGCGAGCCAGATCCCCCTCGAGGGCCTCGGCGCACGGCGCAAGGGCATGCTGCACCAGCTCGACGACCAGAAGGCCTCGGCCGCGAACGTCACCAAGAGCCAGCGGCTGATCCAGCACGCCTCGGGCATCCCGTCCGCCATCCAGGACGCCTGGACCGAGGCCGTCTCCTCACCCCAGGGGCCCGTCTGGATCGAGGTGCCGCAGAACGTGCTGCTGGATCCCGTCATGGTGCCCGAGGTCGAGGACGCGCTCGCAGAGCCCTTCGACAACCCGCCGCGGATCGAGCTCGTGCGGGAGGCCGTCGCCTGGCTGAAGGACTCGAAGCGGCCCGCGATCGTCGCGGGCGGCGGCGCACGTCGCGGCAGGGCCGAGAAGTGGCTGCTCTCGATCGCCGAGAAGCTCGGCGCCCCGGTGGTGTGCTCGCCGGGCGGCAACGGGGCCTTCCCGTGGACGCACGAGCTGTCCCTGCAGTCATGGGTGGAGGACCGCCATGTCACCGAGGTGCTCGAGGACGCCGACGTGCTGCTCGTGGTCGGTTCGTCGCTGGGTGAGGTCACGTCCAACTACTTCACGCTGGAACCGCGGGGACGCATCATCCAGATCGACGCCGAACCCCGGGTCCTCGAGTCCAACCGGCCCGGCCTCGGCATCCGCGCCGATGCCGGCCAGGCGCTCGCCGCCCTCGACGAGGCCCTCGAGCCGCTCGACCGGACCCGCGAGCCGGGCTACGACGCCGCGGCCCTGGTCGCGGAGACCCTCGAGCGCGTCGGTGCGCGGCTCGATGCGCAGGACCTCGCCAAGGAACGTGCGTTCCTGCAGGACATCCGCGAGGCCGTCCCGGCCGGGATGCAGACGTTCTGGGACATGACCATCTCCGCCTACTGGGCCTGGAGCTGCTGGGATGCCCGCGAGGGACAGTTCCATTCCGCCCAGGGTGCCGGCGGCCTCGGCTTCGGCTTCCCGGGGGCCATCGGCGGCTCGATCGGCCTCGAATCGCACGGGCTGCCCGCGCGGGTCCTCGCCGTGTCCGGTGACGGCTCCGCGATGTACTCCATCGCAGAGCTCGCGACGGCACGCCAGCACGACATCCCCGTCACCTGGCTGATCGTGGACGACGGCGGCTACGGCATCCTCCGTGAGTACATGGAGGGCGCCTTCGGCAAGGCGACGGCGACCGAGCTCGCCCGGCCGGACTTCGTGGCGCTCGCCGAATCGTTCGGTGTCCCGGCCCGCCGGGTGGCACCCGGGGACGTCGGACAGGCCCTGCGCGAGAGCCTCGCGGGGGAGGGCCCCAACGTCGTCGTGGTGGAGACGCTCCTGCAGCTCTTCGCGCCCACCCACCTCGATTCCTAGGGTTCCTTTTCCCTCCGCGGGGTGACAGTGTCGGAAGCACTACCGCCTCGAGGAGGGAACGCAATGTCATTCAGCAAGGGCGACAAGGTCACCTGGAACACGTCGCAGGGCACCACCGAGGGCAAGGTCGTGGAGAAGCACGACAAGGAGTTCACCTTCGACGACCAGACGTTCAAGGCGTCGAAGGACGAGCCCTACTACACGGTGGAGAGCGCGAAGTCGGGCAAGCAGGCGGCGCACAAGGAGAGCGCGCTGTCGAAGAAGTAGACCCGGGATCCCGGCCCCCAGGGAGCCGGGTGAACGGTGAAGGGCGCCCCGCAGATCGCGGGGCGCCCTTCACCGTTCCGAGCCGTGCTGCTACTTCAGCGGGTCGTGACCCCAGTTCATGAGCGAGTAGCGCCACTTCGAGGACTCGATGTCCTCCTTCGACGGCCGCTGGGCGAGATGGCGGTGCACGTAGCCCACCACCTTGTGCATGTGCCGGACGTCGTCGTCCTTCAGATCGTCGCGCCGGGTGCCGAGGAGCTCGACGATCCGTCGTCCCGACTCGTGGCCCACGGACTCGCCGGATCCTGACTCCTTCTGGCCCACCGACTTCGATTCCTCGGTGTCAAGCCATTTCTCGAGCTGGGAGGGGGTCATGTTGACCGCGTCCTTCCACTGGGGCCAGATCTCGTCGAGATCGTTCGTATCATCCGCCATGCGCTGTCGGCCTTCCCTAGCAGTTCCACGTACAGGATCACATCCGGTCAGCATCTGAAGCTGGTCGTAGCTTAATCCTAAGCATGCTGATAAATGTAGAGGGTAGCCGCAACAACGTCTAAGGAGCTCACATCATGGCAGGAAACCTTTTGGCACGATCAGCCCACGACCTCGGGGCAGCAGCATGGTTCGGCGGTACCCTGATGGGCGCCGTCGGGCTCAACGGCGCGACCGGTAAGGCGAAGGATCCCAAGGAGCGCACCCGCCTCTCCGCGCTCGGCTGGGCGAAGTGGACCCCGGTCCAGATCGCTGCCTTCGCTGTCCATGCAGCCGGTGGCATCGGCCTGATCCTCGGCAACAAGGGTCGCGTCGCATCCCAGGACTCCGTCGGCTCCAACACCGTCTGGAAGTCCCTCGTGACGGTTGCCGGCATGGCACTCTCGCTGTACTCCGGCATGCTCGGCAAGAAGGTCGGCGAGCTGTCCGAGCAGGGCGGTGAAGGTGCGACCGAGCCCCGCGCGGGAGCGGACGACGCTCTGGCCAAGGCACAGTCGCAGCTCAAGACCACGCAGTGGCTCCTGCCCCTCATCAGCGGCATCGTCGTGGTGATGGGTTCGAAGCAGGGCGAGATGCAGCGTCCCACGAACGTCAAGAAGGGCCTGCTCAAGAAGTAGTCCTTCCGGGCCCTGAGGGCCCCAGGCGACCCCCGTGGCCTCCGTGCAGCCGACACCTCGTGTGTCGGCGGCACGGAGGGCGGGGGTCTCCGTCGTTCAGGGGCTTCTGCCGGGGGCGCCTTTCCCCGGAGGGCCTACTGCATCGTGAACGCGCGGGCCACACCGCCGTGCACGGCGTCGTTCCGGATGAGGGCGCCCAGCACCGCGTTGCGGAACCGCATCACGGGCGCCGGCAGCGGACGCCCGAGCGCCATGTTGATGTGCGCCTTCCGCCGGGCGAGTGCCGCCTGCGCGTGGCGCTCCCTCTCGTACAGTGCCAGGCGGCCGGCGACGTCGTGGCCGTCCCGCAGTGACGCCGCGATGATGGGGGCGAGCCGGACGGCGTCGAGCCAGCCCAGGTTCATGCCCTGGCCGCCGATCGGCGACACCTCGTGGGCGGCGTCGCCGACCAGGACGGTGCGACCGGCGACGAACCGCTCGGCGACCCGCGACTGCACCTCGAACGCGCTCAGCATCGAGTTGGTGCGGGGATCGACCGTGACACCCGTGCGGTTCCGGATGAGCCGCGTGAGGTCCTCCGCCGTCGGCCGGTCCATCGGCCTGCCGATGCGGACCACCCACCGGCGCACGCCGCCGGGCAGGGGGAAGGACTCCACGATGCCACCGGTCTCGAGGTAGAGCACGGCGTCGTCGCCGTCCTGCGTGGAGTCCTGGAAGTCGCCCATGACGTAGCAGTCAGGGTAGGACCGCCGGGGTGCGCGGATGCCGGCGTCGTCGCGGACGGAGCTGCGGGCGCCGTCGGCGGCGACGAGGAGCCTCGCCTCGAGCGTGGCGTCGCCGCCGGGTCCCCGCGTGACCGCGAGCACGCGGTCGCCGTCGTCACGCGTGGTGAGCACTGCGACGCCCCGCCGCAGCGTCCCGGGGAACTGCTCCTGGAGCCGGCGCTCGAGGATCTCCTCGGTGACGGCCTGCGGTACGGCGAGCACGTACTGGTCACTGCCCGGAAGCGTGGAGAAGGACACGGTACCCACGTGCCGTCCGGCGCTGCGTGCCACACCGTCGCGGATGGGGACACCGCGGGCGCGCAGCTCGTCGGCGATCCCGCCGGCCGCGAGGGCGCGCAGTGCGGGCGGATGGATGCCGATGGCCCGCGAATGGTTGCTGCGTTCCGTGCGGCGTTCCAGGACGACGGCGTCGAGGCCCGCCTGGCGCAGCAGCAGCGCGGTGTAGAGGCCGACGGGTCCGCCGCCGACGACGATCACGTCATGCATGCCCGGCGTCCCCGTGTGCGTCCCGGCGGTCGAGCACCAGCTGGTTGATGAACGGCACCGCCGTACGCACCTGCCAGTCCGGCCGGCCCGCGACCGCGGCGCGCAGCTCGTCGGGCGTGTAGCTGCGGCGGATGGAGGTCAGGCCGTCCCGGCGGATGTAGGACCCGGGGAGCGGCAGTGTGCCGGCCGAGAACAGGGCATAGCCGACGGGGTGCCGTGCGATGTCGCTGTGCACGGCCACACGTCGCGTCAGCTGTTCGGAGTCGTCGAGCAGGCCGGCGAACTCGCCGCTGTCGAGGTGGTGCAGGACGTGGTTGGAGACGACGGCGTCGAACACGGCGCCCTGCGCCACCAGCTCCGAGCTCAGGGCACGCCGGAAGGTGAGCCCCGGGAGGGCCGGACGCGACGTCGCGTAGGTGTACGCCCGC
This genomic interval from Arthrobacter agilis contains the following:
- a CDS encoding FAD-dependent oxidoreductase; the encoded protein is MHDVIVVGGGPVGLYTALLLRQAGLDAVVLERRTERSNHSRAIGIHPPALRALAAGGIADELRARGVPIRDGVARSAGRHVGTVSFSTLPGSDQYVLAVPQAVTEEILERRLQEQFPGTLRRGVAVLTTRDDGDRVLAVTRGPGGDATLEARLLVAADGARSSVRDDAGIRAPRRSYPDCYVMGDFQDSTQDGDDAVLYLETGGIVESFPLPGGVRRWVVRIGRPMDRPTAEDLTRLIRNRTGVTVDPRTNSMLSAFEVQSRVAERFVAGRTVLVGDAAHEVSPIGGQGMNLGWLDAVRLAPIIAASLRDGHDVAGRLALYERERHAQAALARRKAHINMALGRPLPAPVMRFRNAVLGALIRNDAVHGGVARAFTMQ
- a CDS encoding class I SAM-dependent methyltransferase, encoding MSRRGFLATRDPDLVEEMDRPDCDPGTLTRTYAQFGVVNAVVSGWRRTYTTLLRPAFSPDRPNTLLDIGSGGGDVPRALARWAQLDGLALEVTAIDPDERAYTYATSRPALPGLTFRRALSSELVAQGAVFDAVVSNHVLHHLDSGEFAGLLDDSEQLTRRVAVHSDIARHPVGYALFSAGTLPLPGSYIRRDGLTSIRRSYTPDELRAAVAGRPDWQVRTAVPFINQLVLDRRDAHGDAGHA